The region CCCTTACAACAACGTACCTTTGAGCTTCTTGGAGTCTCTCCGACTCTCGGCTACCTGTAGACAGGGCTCTACTTACAAACCCCCTGGTGGGGCCCGATATTGGTTGTCATGGTGGGGGGAACTTCGGCTTAAAGGTTGGCGGGGTCTGTATGCTGGGCTGCTCGCGTCTGTGCGCTGGCCACCGATTTCTTTGACTGGGTGACAAGCGTATCGAGTGTAGCCACGTCTTGGTCTGTTGGGTGATTGGCGAGGTTGATGTTGGCGAGCGTCACGGCGGCCCGCACGGCGGAGTCAGCCAAGAGGGCTGCAGTGACGGCGTCGCCAACGAGGTTGGGGTTCCCAAGCTCTGCCAGTTCGACGGCCAGTCTGCCAATCTCGACTCCGAGCCGGGCAATCTCAATGGGAGTCCCAATTACGCGTCGCATGGCCTCGTCGATACTCGGAGCCGCCTGCTCACCAGATTGTGGTTCGCGCCGTAAGCGTCGCGCAAGAATCACCTGGTTGTAAGCCTCGGCGTCGACTTGGGCGAGACCGATGGCTCGTGTTTTAAGTTCGATGCCGCGTCGTTGGTAGCGAGATGCGTCTGCTAGTTGCTTGGTGGAGAGGCTCGCGCACTTTATGCACAATGCGCTCGCAAGCGCGGCAGCCACGCTCGCTACCGTACCGGCCGCTGGTGTCGGTGCTGGCCTACCGATAAGTTCCAACAGAGTATCGACACCGAGTTGCGAGTAGGCTGGGAGCTCAGCTAAGTCCGACAATTTCGCCTGCATCGTCGATGTCCATGCCTTCGGCCGCGGGATGGGCCGATAGCCCGGGCATGGTGCTGATGTCGCCGCAGATTAGGTACACAAAGCCGGCACCAACCGAAGCCCTGGCCTCACGCACCGGCATTCTCCAGCCAGTTGGCGCGCCTTTGAGGGTTGGATCTGAAGAGATCGACAGGTGAGTCTTCGCGATGATGACTGGGAGGTTACCGTAGCCATTTGCTTCATAGCCCTCGAGCTGGCGGCTCGCCGTAGGCAGGTAGTCGACCCCATCGGCACCGTAGACCTTCTCGGCGACGGTCTCGATCTTGGTGCGAAGGGGCATATCATCTGGATAGAGCAGATGAAAGTCGTTTGGCTCTTCAGCGGCTTGGGCCACCATGTTGGCGAGTTCAACTGCGCCCTCGCCACCTTGGGCAAAGTTGTTACACAGTGCCGCGCGTACCCCCATCGATTCGGCGATCTCTCGGATGGCCGCATGTTCTGAGGCGAAGTCACCGGGGAAGGCGTTGATGGCGACTACGGGGCTGACGCCATGCAGTTTGATATTTTCGATCTGCTTGCGTAGGTTGGCGCCCCCGGCATGCACTTCGTCTGGGTTTTCAAGTAATATTGCTGGTGGCAACGGTCGACCCGCGACGACGCGGTGAGCTCCAGAGTGAACCTTTAACGCACGAACGGTGGCGACGACCACGGCGGCATCCGGTGTCAATCCCGAGGTCCTGCACTTGATGTTGAAGAATCGCTCTGCACCCATGTCGGCCCCAAAACCAGCCTCAGTGATCAGGTAATCGCCGGTATGGACTCCGATGAGATCGGCAACGATCGACGAGTTGCCGTGGGCGATGTTGCCAAATGGACCGGCGTGGACAAGGACGGGGGTGTTCTCAAGGGTCTGCAACAGGTTCGGCTTGATCGCATCTCGCATCATGACGGCCATTGCGCCCCCAGCTTTGAGCTGGTCAGCATTGATTGGCTCGTTGTCGGTGGTATAGCCGATAACGATGCGACCGAGCCGTTGACGAAGATCTTGTAGCGAGGTTGAGAGGGCAAGGATACCCATGATCTCAGAGGCGGCGGTAATGTCGAAACCAGTCTGGCGTGGCACGCCATCATTTTTGCCGCCGAGCCCAATCACGATATTGCGTAGGGCGCGGTCATCGACGTCGAGCACGCGTCTCCATGTGATGTTGTGGAGGTTGATGCCAAGAGGGTTCTTACGATACAGATGGTTATCGATTATGGCAGCCAGCAGGTTGTGGGCGCTTGTAACGGCGTGCATATCACCTGTAAGGTGAAGATTGAGTAGCTCCATGGGCACCACCTGGCTGTAGCCGCCCCCGGCTGCTCCGCCTTTGATGCCAAAGGTTGGGCCCATCGATGGCTGGCGGATGGCGATCGTCGCTCGACGACCGATATGGCGCATCGCTTGTCCAAGCCCGACGGTCGTCGTGGTCTTGCCCTCGCCGAGTGGTGTTGGCGTGATGGCGGAGACGACGACGTATTTGGCCTTTGGGCGATCGGCGAGCGCCTCAATGGCCTCAAGCTTGATCTTGGCAACGTTGTCGCCGTAGGTCTCAAGAAGCTCGGGTCCGATGCCCATGTCGTGGGCGATATCGGTGATTGGATGCAAGCGGGCCCTGCGGGCTATCGTCAGGTCATTGTCCATCGTGGCTTACTGCTCTTTCTGTGGCTGGTTTGTCCATCGTCGACTGGTTTGTTGGTTGGCCTGCCGTGTTGCTGGTCATCTGGGACCATGCCGAGTAATTTGTTGACGATTCTAGTTTGCGAGCGTGGCCGTGAGTCCGTGTTGTGGGTTGGGTGGGCCTCGAGTTAGGCCTATCGGCAAGGATCGGGATCAGATTGCATAATTATGGGTCTCATAAGACAGGTGCAAGGTTCACAAAGGCACGAGGTTTGCAAGGCGCCACAAGCGATTGTTGGTACTCACAGATTGGCGCGATCGCCCCTGTAAGGTCGACGATGTGGGCGCGCGATGCAGATGAGCGCACAAACATTGGTTTGGTCAATCTGATCGCCTGGACTGGTCGTTGCCCAAGGATATGTGCTGCGAGGTTATCAACTATCGTTCTTGGACGGCGACGAGGCGTCCGCGAGCGAGTACTGTTCCATGAACAGTCTCAAGGAGCTGTCGCCAGCTTTGGATACGATCGGGCGATGCGACCTCGTTTGCCAGAGCAAAGAGGTTGAATCCATAGTGGTGGGTCCCATGTCCTGGTATGGGGCGGGGTCCCTGATAGCCGCGCCGGCGAAATGATGCCGGCAAGAAAACGAGTTCCTGGGTTGCCGGGGCAAGTCCGCCGGTCGGCAGTGCCAAGTGGTTTG is a window of Ferrimicrobium sp. DNA encoding:
- a CDS encoding cyclodeaminase/cyclohydrolase family protein codes for the protein MQAKLSDLAELPAYSQLGVDTLLELIGRPAPTPAAGTVASVAAALASALCIKCASLSTKQLADASRYQRRGIELKTRAIGLAQVDAEAYNQVILARRLRREPQSGEQAAPSIDEAMRRVIGTPIEIARLGVEIGRLAVELAELGNPNLVGDAVTAALLADSAVRAAVTLANINLANHPTDQDVATLDTLVTQSKKSVASAQTRAAQHTDPANL
- a CDS encoding formate--tetrahydrofolate ligase translates to MDNDLTIARRARLHPITDIAHDMGIGPELLETYGDNVAKIKLEAIEALADRPKAKYVVVSAITPTPLGEGKTTTTVGLGQAMRHIGRRATIAIRQPSMGPTFGIKGGAAGGGYSQVVPMELLNLHLTGDMHAVTSAHNLLAAIIDNHLYRKNPLGINLHNITWRRVLDVDDRALRNIVIGLGGKNDGVPRQTGFDITAASEIMGILALSTSLQDLRQRLGRIVIGYTTDNEPINADQLKAGGAMAVMMRDAIKPNLLQTLENTPVLVHAGPFGNIAHGNSSIVADLIGVHTGDYLITEAGFGADMGAERFFNIKCRTSGLTPDAAVVVATVRALKVHSGAHRVVAGRPLPPAILLENPDEVHAGGANLRKQIENIKLHGVSPVVAINAFPGDFASEHAAIREIAESMGVRAALCNNFAQGGEGAVELANMVAQAAEEPNDFHLLYPDDMPLRTKIETVAEKVYGADGVDYLPTASRQLEGYEANGYGNLPVIIAKTHLSISSDPTLKGAPTGWRMPVREARASVGAGFVYLICGDISTMPGLSAHPAAEGMDIDDAGEIVGLS